From a region of the Neobacillus niacini genome:
- the opp3b gene encoding oligopeptide ABC transporter permease, whose protein sequence is MTRYLLRRVWYMLITLFIIATFSFFLMKILPGSPLQAEDKLSEEQKAIILEKYGLNEPIPVQYAKYLGGLVKGDLGVSFKFDNTPVTTILMDRIGPSALLGFQALIVGSILGIILGLLASIFRNSPIDFSSTIIAVIGTSIPSFVFAGLLQYVFAVKLGWFPVALWGTSAHTILPTIALAIHPMATAARFTRTEMVEVLHSNYIITARAKGVSETGIILKHGLRNALIPLITVLGPMAVGLMTGSMVIEQIFAIPGIGEQFVTSVMVNDYPTIMGTTLLFAFGFIVIILIIDLLYGLIDPRIRLAGGNK, encoded by the coding sequence ATGACTCGATATTTACTCCGTCGCGTATGGTATATGTTAATAACATTATTTATTATTGCGACTTTCTCGTTCTTTCTCATGAAAATATTGCCGGGTAGCCCGTTACAGGCAGAAGATAAATTGAGTGAAGAACAAAAGGCAATTATTTTAGAAAAATATGGGTTAAATGAACCTATTCCAGTTCAATATGCAAAATATCTTGGTGGGCTTGTAAAAGGTGATTTGGGCGTATCGTTTAAGTTTGACAATACACCGGTTACAACAATCTTGATGGACAGAATTGGGCCATCTGCACTATTAGGCTTTCAAGCATTGATAGTAGGGTCTATCTTAGGTATAATCCTTGGATTATTAGCATCTATCTTCAGGAATAGTCCAATTGACTTTTCTTCTACTATTATTGCAGTTATAGGAACCTCGATTCCTTCATTTGTGTTTGCAGGATTATTACAATATGTATTTGCTGTAAAATTAGGCTGGTTCCCTGTGGCTCTATGGGGCACATCTGCACATACCATTTTGCCAACGATTGCTTTGGCCATTCACCCGATGGCAACAGCTGCACGTTTTACAAGGACTGAAATGGTAGAAGTGTTACATTCTAATTACATCATTACCGCGCGCGCGAAAGGTGTTTCTGAAACCGGAATCATTTTAAAACATGGATTGCGAAATGCACTTATTCCATTAATCACTGTATTGGGCCCAATGGCAGTTGGTTTGATGACTGGTTCAATGGTTATCGAACAAATTTTTGCGATTCCTGGTATTGGCGAGCAATTCGTTACATCTGTTATGGTAAATGACTACCCAACGATTATGGGTACAACATTGTTATTTGCTTTCGGATTTATTGTGATTATCTTAATCATTGACCTCCTATACGGATTAATTGATCCTAGGATTAGACTAGCAGGAGGAAATAAATAA
- the opp3C gene encoding oligopeptide ABC transporter permease yields MDKNNLNNIPKDLFVPLVRKEDTSEKISAPSRTFFQDAKRTLLGNKPAVFSMILILFIIIMSIIGPWMNDFGSDEQDLKRAKMPPRVPVLENVSWLGMDGTLSGKFQGKDVQQATAKANARFDNKEEFIDIKVLNKGDGTRNSAEVEATYHIYEAKDMKDTYFWFGSDALGRDQWTRLWEGTRVSLIIAFVAAVLDLVIGVSYGGISAFYGGRVDNVMQRIAEILVGIPNLVIILLMMLVLKPGIISIVIALSITGWIGMSRIVRGEVLKLKNQEFVLASRTLGTSNGTIIRKHLVPNISGIIIINTMFSVPGAIFFEAFLSFIGLGIVPPDASLGSLIDLGFDNLRLYPYMLVFPAIVISVLMIAFNIVGDGLRDAFDPKMHK; encoded by the coding sequence ATGGATAAAAATAACCTAAATAATATACCAAAAGATTTATTTGTTCCTCTGGTACGTAAAGAGGATACGAGTGAAAAAATATCAGCTCCAAGCAGAACGTTTTTTCAGGACGCAAAAAGAACACTTTTAGGTAATAAGCCTGCCGTTTTCAGTATGATCCTTATCCTGTTTATTATTATCATGAGTATTATTGGTCCTTGGATGAACGACTTTGGCTCAGATGAACAGGATTTAAAAAGAGCAAAAATGCCTCCACGTGTACCAGTTCTAGAGAATGTCTCTTGGCTAGGTATGGATGGTACATTATCTGGAAAGTTCCAAGGTAAAGATGTTCAGCAGGCTACTGCTAAGGCGAATGCAAGATTTGATAATAAAGAAGAGTTTATTGATATTAAAGTCCTTAATAAAGGTGATGGCACTAGAAATTCTGCTGAAGTTGAAGCTACTTATCATATTTATGAAGCAAAAGATATGAAAGACACTTATTTCTGGTTTGGTAGTGATGCCTTAGGACGTGACCAATGGACAAGGCTTTGGGAAGGTACAAGGGTTTCCTTAATCATTGCTTTTGTTGCGGCAGTACTTGACCTTGTGATTGGGGTTTCTTATGGTGGTATCTCTGCTTTTTATGGCGGAAGAGTTGACAATGTGATGCAGCGTATTGCTGAGATTTTGGTAGGTATTCCGAACCTAGTTATTATCTTATTAATGATGCTCGTTCTTAAGCCAGGTATTATTTCGATTGTCATTGCTTTATCGATCACTGGCTGGATTGGTATGTCCCGGATTGTCCGTGGTGAAGTATTAAAGCTAAAAAACCAAGAGTTTGTTTTAGCTTCAAGAACATTAGGGACATCTAATGGTACCATCATTAGAAAACACTTAGTTCCAAATATCAGTGGTATTATCATTATTAACACGATGTTTTCAGTTCCAGGAGCGATCTTTTTTGAGGCATTCCTAAGCTTTATTGGATTAGGTATTGTTCCTCCAGATGCTTCACTAGGATCTCTAATTGACCTTGGGTTTGATAACCTCAGACTTTATCCATATATGCTTGTGTTTCCGGCAATTGTAATTTCTGTTCTTATGATTGCATTTAATATTGTTGGTGATGGTTTGAGAGATGCATTCGATCCGAAAATGCATAAATAA
- a CDS encoding ABC transporter ATP-binding protein: MSKLLEVKDLKVSFNTYNGEVHAVRGVTFDLNKGETLAIVGESGSGKSVTSNAIMRLLPEPHGYIKEGQILLEGVDLAKKTSKEMQKIRGKDISMVFQDPMSSLNPTMKIGNQIMEGLIKHQNMSKQEARKTALELLTLVGIPRPDVRIDQYPHQFSGGMRQRVVVAIALACNPKILIADEPTTALDVTIQAQILELMKSIQQKTDSAIIFITHDLGVVANVADRVAVMYAGKIVEIGTVDDIFYNPKHPYTWGLIGSMPTLDSSDEELFAIPGSPPNMLTPPVGDAFAPRNQFALEIDTVMEPPMFKVSDTHYAATWLLHPDAPKIEPPDAVKHRMQGFAQTGTKGGGKR, encoded by the coding sequence ATGAGTAAATTATTAGAAGTCAAAGATTTAAAAGTATCATTTAACACCTACAATGGTGAAGTGCATGCTGTTCGAGGTGTTACCTTTGATTTAAATAAAGGTGAGACATTGGCTATAGTAGGTGAATCTGGATCCGGGAAGTCAGTAACCTCTAATGCCATCATGAGACTCCTTCCAGAGCCGCATGGCTATATTAAGGAAGGTCAAATCCTTCTTGAAGGAGTAGACCTAGCCAAGAAGACAAGCAAGGAAATGCAAAAAATCCGTGGTAAAGACATTTCAATGGTTTTCCAAGATCCAATGTCGTCTTTGAATCCGACAATGAAAATTGGAAATCAGATTATGGAAGGTCTTATTAAGCACCAAAATATGAGCAAACAAGAGGCGAGAAAAACCGCTCTTGAACTTCTAACCCTAGTTGGAATTCCAAGACCGGATGTGCGTATAGATCAATACCCTCACCAATTTTCAGGCGGTATGCGTCAACGTGTGGTTGTAGCGATTGCATTAGCATGTAATCCAAAGATCTTAATTGCGGACGAACCAACGACTGCGCTTGACGTAACCATTCAAGCTCAAATCCTAGAGTTGATGAAGAGTATTCAACAAAAAACGGATAGTGCGATTATTTTTATCACGCATGACCTCGGTGTTGTAGCAAACGTGGCAGACCGCGTAGCGGTTATGTACGCTGGAAAAATCGTAGAAATTGGGACAGTAGATGATATTTTCTACAATCCTAAGCACCCATATACTTGGGGTTTGATCGGTTCCATGCCTACATTGGATAGCAGTGACGAAGAGCTTTTTGCTATTCCTGGAAGCCCGCCTAACATGCTTACTCCTCCTGTAGGGGATGCGTTTGCTCCAAGAAATCAATTTGCTTTAGAAATTGATACAGTAATGGAACCGCCAATGTTTAAGGTTTCAGACACACATTACGCGGCAACCTGGCTGCTGCACCCAGATGCGCCTAAAATTGAGCCGCCTGATGCTGTTAAGCACAGGATGCAAGGTTTTGCTCAAACAGGTACTAAAGGCGGTGGAAAACGGTGA
- a CDS encoding ABC transporter ATP-binding protein: MTREKLLEVKNLQKHFAVGKKNTIKAVDGVSFDVYKGETFGLVGESGCGKSTTGRTIIRLYDATGGEVKFAGEDVHGKKNKSQLLKFNRKMQMIFQDPSSSLNPRMTVLDIIAEGLDVHKLVKNDAERKAKVEELLEAVGLNKEHATRFPHEFSGGQRQRIGIARALAVDPEFIIADEPISALDVSIQAQVVNLLKKLQKERGLTYLFIAHDLSMVKYISDRIGVMYMGNLVELAESDELYNNPIHPYTKSLLSAIPLPDPRYERTRKRMPYDPTVHDADGEFELREVTPGHFVRCTAKEFERYQNEQKNK, from the coding sequence GTGACAAGAGAAAAACTACTTGAAGTAAAGAACTTACAAAAGCATTTTGCTGTAGGTAAAAAGAATACGATCAAGGCTGTTGACGGTGTTAGCTTTGACGTATATAAAGGTGAAACTTTTGGTCTAGTTGGGGAATCTGGTTGTGGAAAGTCTACAACAGGGAGAACCATCATTAGACTTTACGATGCAACAGGCGGCGAAGTTAAATTTGCTGGTGAAGATGTTCACGGCAAGAAAAATAAGTCCCAACTTCTTAAATTTAATCGGAAAATGCAGATGATTTTCCAGGATCCGTCTTCATCCTTAAATCCGAGAATGACGGTACTTGATATCATTGCTGAAGGTCTAGACGTCCACAAACTAGTGAAAAATGATGCGGAGCGTAAAGCGAAGGTTGAGGAATTACTAGAAGCGGTAGGTCTAAACAAGGAGCATGCTACGCGTTTCCCACATGAATTCAGCGGCGGGCAAAGACAGCGGATTGGTATTGCTAGAGCGCTGGCAGTGGATCCTGAGTTTATCATTGCCGATGAACCTATTTCTGCATTGGACGTTTCTATTCAAGCACAGGTAGTCAATCTGCTTAAGAAACTCCAAAAAGAACGTGGTTTAACGTATTTGTTCATCGCTCATGACCTTTCAATGGTTAAGTATATTTCAGACAGAATTGGTGTTATGTATATGGGTAACTTGGTAGAATTAGCAGAGAGTGATGAATTATACAACAATCCTATTCATCCTTATACAAAATCATTGTTATCTGCTATTCCTCTTCCAGATCCAAGATACGAGCGCACTCGTAAACGTATGCCTTATGATCCAACTGTACATGATGCAGATGGTGAGTTTGAGCTAAGAGAAGTTACACCAGGTCATTTTGTGCGTTGTACGGCAAAGGAATTTGAAAGATACCAAAATGAGCAAAAAAATAAATAA
- the ilvA gene encoding threonine ammonia-lyase has translation MKGVVHSTPLDYSKTFSLLSHNEVYLKLENLQKTGSFKVRGSYNKLISLSKEELQKGVVAASAGNHAQGVAYSSQMLGVDCTIVMPKGAPLSKVLATKQYGAQVLQEGGTFDDALAYALELKEQRDATFIHAFDDEAIIAGQGTVGLEILDQLQDVEAIICPVGGGGLIAGVALAVKEKNPHIAVYGVQALACPSMKTSLKEKKPVMVDSTPTMADGIAVKKPGQRTFEIIQKYVDDIYCVDEMEIARTMLMLLERNKLLVEGSGACSLSSLLYEKVNLKEKKVVAILSGGNVDMNFISRIIERGLVESGRFATFTITLKDKPGELQKTLSSLTELDANIQSVNLNRMGKNIYPGYAGLEISVETKNNDHIDMLYKVLKESNASVEVAYF, from the coding sequence ATGAAGGGGGTTGTCCATAGCACGCCTCTAGACTACTCCAAGACATTTAGTCTGCTTTCTCATAATGAAGTATATTTAAAGCTTGAAAACCTCCAAAAGACTGGGTCCTTTAAAGTGAGAGGTTCTTATAATAAGCTGATTTCACTGTCAAAGGAAGAGTTGCAAAAGGGGGTAGTAGCTGCCTCAGCAGGCAACCATGCACAGGGTGTGGCTTATTCAAGTCAAATGCTTGGCGTAGACTGTACGATTGTAATGCCAAAGGGTGCACCCCTTAGTAAGGTACTGGCTACGAAACAGTATGGAGCACAGGTACTCCAAGAAGGAGGCACATTCGATGATGCCCTTGCATATGCATTGGAGCTAAAAGAGCAAAGGGACGCCACCTTTATTCATGCTTTTGATGATGAAGCGATTATTGCCGGACAAGGAACAGTTGGATTAGAGATACTCGACCAGCTCCAAGACGTAGAGGCGATTATTTGCCCTGTAGGAGGCGGTGGGCTAATTGCGGGAGTTGCACTAGCTGTAAAGGAGAAAAACCCCCATATAGCCGTATATGGAGTTCAGGCGCTTGCCTGCCCAAGCATGAAAACATCTTTAAAGGAAAAGAAACCAGTGATGGTTGACTCCACTCCAACAATGGCAGATGGGATCGCTGTTAAAAAGCCGGGACAGAGAACATTTGAAATCATTCAAAAATATGTAGATGATATTTATTGTGTCGATGAGATGGAAATTGCTAGAACGATGCTTATGCTATTAGAAAGAAACAAACTGCTAGTGGAAGGATCTGGAGCATGTTCACTATCATCACTTTTATATGAGAAAGTAAACTTGAAAGAAAAGAAAGTAGTTGCCATATTAAGCGGAGGCAATGTTGATATGAATTTTATTTCAAGAATCATCGAACGCGGTTTAGTCGAGTCGGGGCGCTTTGCTACATTTACCATCACCCTAAAGGATAAACCTGGTGAACTTCAAAAGACTTTGAGCTCTCTTACCGAATTAGATGCGAATATCCAATCCGTTAATCTCAATCGAATGGGTAAAAATATATATCCAGGATATGCTGGTCTGGAAATATCGGTAGAAACAAAAAACAACGACCATATTGATATGCTTTATAAAGTTCTAAAAGAAAGTAATGCTAGTGTTGAGGTGGCCTATTTTTAG
- a CDS encoding immune inhibitor A domain-containing protein, whose amino-acid sequence MFEADLTGVNSATLKFDNFIDIEEQWDFGMVQVSTDGGATWNSLENGNTRSDVVEEGYPKIKENVPGFTGTSANWQEESFDLSQYAGQKVLVSFRYLTDWGTTQAGWYVDDIAIPEIGYSNDGSSTDSFKSFQELAGQYVNYTVTFINEKEVGNKKGAKTNYKVITVDPFNVTEEDALTLRQLFKDGKNYMITSYAAPADDKNPVDFSYEVHLKEKTGKKK is encoded by the coding sequence ATTTTTGAAGCAGATCTTACTGGTGTAAATAGCGCAACATTGAAGTTTGATAACTTCATCGATATTGAAGAGCAGTGGGACTTCGGAATGGTGCAAGTTTCAACCGATGGTGGAGCAACATGGAATAGTTTAGAAAATGGAAATACACGCAGCGATGTTGTTGAGGAAGGCTATCCAAAAATTAAAGAAAATGTACCTGGATTTACAGGAACATCTGCTAATTGGCAGGAAGAAAGCTTTGATTTAAGTCAATATGCAGGTCAAAAAGTATTAGTTTCATTCCGTTACTTAACTGACTGGGGCACAACTCAAGCTGGATGGTATGTAGATGATATTGCAATTCCAGAAATCGGTTATAGCAACGATGGAAGCTCTACAGACAGCTTCAAATCGTTCCAAGAACTAGCTGGTCAATATGTAAACTACACTGTAACATTTATCAACGAGAAGGAAGTTGGTAATAAAAAGGGTGCAAAAACGAATTACAAGGTAATCACAGTAGATCCATTCAATGTTACAGAAGAGGATGCACTAACTCTAAGACAGTTATTCAAAGATGGAAAGAACTATATGATTACATCATACGCAGCTCCTGCCGATGATAAAAATCCAGTTGATTTTTCTTATGAAGTACATTTGAAAGAGAAAACTGGAAAGAAGAAGTAA
- a CDS encoding immune inhibitor A domain-containing protein — protein MKKRKILSTALTLSLGLGLFNVAAAPLNVKAVEKGSKLGVTADLALANDERLIEMLKREGKLAKNASPAEAEKALKVYLKAKSQSTKTKDNLPKALANIKENKATSNGLKNGKGNKLGQAKKNTVDPVKEEEYNGEVRTDKVLVLAIDFPDYRTGSITKEETDMWYEDYPKSHFQDMVFGDNGYKGPDGKTYVSMKQYYEQQSGGSYSVEGEIAGWYTADHDAAYYGANYPGPDDSDIRARQLVYEALTKAGQDPTVDLSEYDAWDRDDYDGDGVYAEPDGLIDHLMVIHAGVGEEAGGGSLGGDAIWSHRSKLSTGPIAVPGGSSNSDRFGGLLGAWDYTIEPEDGAAGVFTHEFGHDLGLPDEYDTIYSGAGEPVEYWSLMSSGSWTGAIPGTQPPGISPYSRQMLQTLHGGNWLSGETIDSTEVTSAGTTVLLDEAVTKGTNNDAVRVDLPDKETVINTPASGKYEYYGGKGDELDNSMSTTVDLTNAANAVLNFKAWYDIEADWDYASIQVKEAGSNEWTAIKGNITTATDPNEQNPGNGITGASNGWVNASFDLSAYAGKNIELKFNYWTDVAVSLTGFYVDDISISVNGKSVLTDDAEGTSSFKLEGFTKDEGKFLSNRYYLLEWRTHNGVDIGLKNIRRGASLMSYDKGLVVWYVDESYGDDNWTGIHPGEGFLGVVDADQHTNYWSDKAVGSTRYQMHDAAFGLNKSEKMFLNYPGQFTMTDNFTQRNPLFDDSANYSNPGLVDAGRNVPKYGLKFRVVGESPDGTVGKVLIFK, from the coding sequence ATGAAGAAGAGAAAAATACTATCCACTGCACTTACACTATCACTCGGTCTAGGATTGTTTAATGTTGCAGCAGCTCCGCTAAACGTAAAAGCAGTAGAAAAAGGGAGTAAATTGGGAGTAACTGCCGATTTAGCACTTGCAAATGATGAGAGATTAATAGAAATGCTAAAACGCGAAGGCAAACTAGCAAAAAATGCTAGCCCTGCCGAAGCGGAAAAAGCATTAAAAGTCTATTTAAAAGCAAAGAGCCAATCAACAAAGACAAAAGATAATTTACCAAAGGCACTTGCAAATATAAAAGAAAATAAGGCCACATCTAATGGTCTTAAGAATGGAAAAGGAAATAAATTAGGACAAGCGAAGAAAAACACGGTCGATCCAGTTAAAGAAGAAGAATACAACGGTGAAGTTCGTACGGATAAGGTTCTAGTTCTCGCGATAGACTTTCCGGATTATCGGACAGGCTCCATCACTAAAGAAGAAACAGATATGTGGTATGAAGATTACCCGAAATCACACTTCCAAGATATGGTCTTTGGAGACAATGGATATAAAGGTCCAGATGGAAAAACTTATGTTTCTATGAAGCAATACTATGAGCAGCAATCTGGCGGCAGTTACTCGGTTGAAGGTGAAATAGCGGGCTGGTACACTGCAGACCATGATGCAGCCTATTACGGTGCAAACTACCCTGGTCCTGATGATAGTGACATTCGTGCACGTCAACTAGTTTATGAAGCACTAACAAAAGCTGGACAAGATCCAACTGTTGATTTATCAGAGTACGATGCTTGGGATCGCGACGATTATGATGGTGACGGAGTTTATGCAGAGCCAGACGGCCTAATTGATCATTTAATGGTTATTCATGCTGGTGTAGGTGAAGAAGCAGGCGGCGGAAGCTTAGGCGGCGATGCCATTTGGTCTCATCGTTCAAAACTTTCTACAGGGCCTATTGCTGTACCTGGTGGATCATCTAATAGTGACCGTTTCGGCGGACTATTAGGTGCATGGGACTATACCATCGAGCCTGAAGACGGGGCCGCAGGGGTATTCACCCATGAATTTGGACATGACTTGGGTCTTCCCGATGAGTATGACACCATTTACAGTGGTGCAGGTGAACCAGTAGAGTATTGGTCATTAATGTCAAGCGGAAGCTGGACAGGTGCTATTCCTGGTACACAACCACCTGGAATTAGCCCATATTCCAGACAAATGCTACAAACTTTGCATGGCGGAAACTGGCTAAGTGGTGAAACTATAGACAGTACAGAAGTAACTAGTGCTGGTACAACGGTTCTTCTTGACGAAGCAGTAACAAAGGGTACGAATAACGACGCGGTTCGCGTTGATTTACCTGATAAGGAAACTGTTATTAATACCCCTGCCAGTGGTAAATATGAATATTACGGCGGCAAGGGTGATGAACTAGACAATTCAATGTCCACTACTGTCGATCTTACCAATGCTGCAAATGCAGTTCTAAACTTCAAAGCTTGGTATGATATTGAAGCGGACTGGGATTATGCTTCAATTCAAGTAAAAGAAGCAGGCAGTAATGAATGGACAGCTATTAAAGGTAATATTACTACAGCTACCGATCCTAACGAGCAAAATCCTGGTAACGGAATTACTGGCGCATCAAATGGTTGGGTTAACGCTTCGTTTGATCTTTCTGCCTACGCAGGTAAAAATATTGAATTAAAATTTAACTACTGGACAGATGTAGCTGTTTCATTAACTGGTTTTTATGTTGATGACATTTCAATTTCTGTTAATGGTAAATCAGTTTTAACTGATGATGCTGAAGGCACATCCAGTTTCAAACTAGAAGGATTTACTAAGGACGAAGGTAAATTCCTTTCCAACCGCTACTATTTATTAGAATGGAGAACTCACAATGGCGTTGATATAGGATTAAAGAATATCCGCCGCGGTGCAAGCTTAATGTCTTATGATAAAGGCCTCGTAGTATGGTATGTAGATGAGTCCTATGGGGACGACAACTGGACTGGTATTCACCCTGGTGAAGGATTCTTAGGGGTAGTCGATGCTGACCAGCATACAAATTACTGGAGTGATAAAGCGGTAGGTTCTACTCGCTATCAAATGCATGATGCTGCATTTGGCCTAAATAAATCAGAGAAAATGTTCTTAAATTATCCTGGTCAATTTACAATGACAGACAACTTTACTCAACGTAACCCACTATTCGATGACAGCGCAAACTACAGCAACCCTGGTCTTGTTGACGCAGGACGCAACGTACCAAAATACGGCTTAAAATTCCGTGTTGTTGGAGAAAGCCCTGATGGTACTGTTGGTAAAGTGTTAATCTTTAAATAA